Proteins from a single region of Echeneis naucrates chromosome 2, fEcheNa1.1, whole genome shotgun sequence:
- the LOC115050491 gene encoding cysteine/serine-rich nuclear protein 3-like yields the protein MMSGILKRKLEEGPSPFLSLRGSDDEVSCSDSGNSSDSLNHPVPSGLLDSSLQQQSKRLRGRNVHFESVTVYYFNRRQGFTSVPTQGGSTLGMSPHHSGVKHFTLREFAMEQKRSHRNMLRDHLKEEKLNAIKLKLTKNGTVSSVEADTLTLDDISEDDLDVDNTEVDDYFFLQPLTTRRRRALLRASGVRRIDVEEKHELRTLRMSREECGCRCRGICDPETCACSLAGIKCQVDRMSFPCGCTKEGCSNTTGRLEFNPVRVRTHFLHTIMKLELEKSREEQHQHQQQQQPEQQQQQQQLVTNGNGYHGDSSLVQQQQQQQQPNLQFPLMSGIMHLQNTGDADSHLDEEDEEEEEEEEEEEEEEEDDDDDDDDDEDEDDEAYEEDEDGSSVCSGLSDCSTHSLETIDPEEGEEDDDDEEDDEEEEEEEEEDDWDPPPYSVPLPSVLSYSNNTLMSLTNPFHNAPSMQHYQIDSSVGDTPAFLSENATVTSTLPTVEAALESEINTELHCRTLPDPTASLTLQTCSQVDPSEAAPAGAADKTEARAGSAAQRAGEEEGQEPLQEQLQMQGAKNDKKTGTSSSESV from the exons ATGATGAGTGGGATCttgaagaggaagctggaggagggCCCGTCCCCGTTCCTCTCCCTGCGGGGGTCCGATGATGAGGTTTCCTGCAGCGACAGCGGCAACAGCAGCGACAGTCTGAACCACCCCGTCCCCTCCGGACTGCTGGACT CGTCTTTGCAGCAGCAATCAAAGCGACTCAGAGGCCGCAACGTGCACTTCGAGAGCGTGACGGTCTACTACTTCAACCGGCGGCAGGGCTTCACCAGCGTGCCCACGCAGGGTGGCAGCACCCTGGGGATGTCGCCCCATCACAGCGGGGTGAAGCACTTCACCCTCAGGGAATTCGCCATGGAGCAGAAAAGGAGCCACCGCAACATGCTGAGGGATCATCTCAAAGAGGAGAAGCTCAATGCCATCAAACTCAAA CTGACTAAGAACGGCACGGTGTCATCTGTGGAGGCAGACACCCTGACCCTAGATGACATCTCCGAAGACGACCTGGATGTGGACAACACAGAGGTGGACGACTACTTCTTCCTCCAGCCTCTGACGACCAGGAGGCGCCGAGCCCTCCTCCGGGCCTCCGGGGTCCGGCGCATCGACGTGGAGGAGAAGCACGAGCTGCGCACACTCCGCATGTCCAGGGAGGAGTGTGGCTGCCGCTGCCGAGGGATATGTGACCCGGAAACCTGTGCTTGCAGCCTGGCCGGCATTAAGTGCCAG gtggaCCGCATGTCCTTTCCGTGCGGCTGCACCAAAGAAGGCTGCAGCAACACAACCGGACGCCTGGAGTTTAACCCGGTCCGGGTTCGGACGCACTTCCTGCACACCATCATGAAGCTCGAGCTGGAGAAGAGCCGCGAggagcagcatcagcatcagcagcagcagcagccggagcagcagcagcagcagcagcagctcgtaACCAATGGCAACGGTTACCATGGCGACTCCTCCTtggtccagcagcagcagcagcagcagcagccgaaCCTGCAGTTCCCACTCATGAGCGGCATCATGCACCTCCAGAACACAGGCGACGCAGATTCACATCtggatgaagaagatgaagaggaggaagaggaggaggaggaagaagaagaagaagaagaagatgatgatgatgatgatgacgatgacgagGACGAGGACGATGAAGCGTATGAGGAAGACGAGGATGGCAGCAGTGTTTGCAGTGGGCTGTCGGACTGCAGTACACACAGCTTAGAAACAATTGACccagaagagggagaagaggacgACGACGACGAAGAAgacgatgaggaggaggaggaggaggaggaggaggatgattgGGATCCTCCACCTTACTCTGTCCCACTTCCGTCAGTCCTGAGTTACTCTAATAACACACTCATGAGCCTGACTAACCCCTTCCACAACGCTCCCTCCATGCAGCACTATCAGATAGACAGCTCTGTGGGCGACACTCCCGCTTTTCTCAGTGAGAACGCCACCGTCACGTCCACGCTGCCCACGGTGGAGGCCGCGTTAGAGTCCGAAATAAACACAGAACTTCACTGTCGAACGCTCCCCGACCCCACAGCGTCCCTGACGCTCCAAACTTGCTCACAAGTGGACCCCAGTGAGGCTGCACCCGCCGGAGCAGCCGACAAGACTGAGGCCCGGGCTGGGTCTGCGGCCCAGAGagcaggggaggaggaaggacaaGAGCCATTACAGGAGCAACTGCAAATGCAAGGAGCAAAGAACGATAAAAAGACGGGCACATCTTCCTCAGAGAGCGTCTGA